Proteins from a single region of Macaca fascicularis isolate 582-1 chromosome 5, T2T-MFA8v1.1:
- the C5H4orf54 gene encoding uncharacterized protein C4orf54 homolog isoform X2 — protein sequence MLSFHFWESRGQPTDAASSVADGIQTPRCCRRGQANNWTRQLSYRTLATVSARAAAPQPQTTSTAPSRSLPTSLRLAAAPPQGLKNWEVVAAVAAVPTALGPVQTRGTLLRATLQPLRGGRRTQGFPSAHHCLFLSLKPGQGLIMEAAPPELNSKARQAEVGDGVSSAQDSQELKQQLWPLPKPSASSQREAKYVEMCASAEVQRESPRTMKLTLGHCPGDQRASRSPKEKAQDEPSSQKCKTPSPQNNPASSELSRSQHSASEEGGNFSSSSSSSSMNKVEEDGLSKMEDSTTSTGALATSSSSLGFESETGESEGCQPMGGEGEKISRGGGGGGKGGGGGGAGDGTECRDIIAKSQGSRDPPKVEEAHYITTHEIQLSEVEQDMDFDVGLASRWDFEDNNVIYSFVDYASFGGSDETPGDTTSLTEEDDDNSCYLSTTPSTNTTRTPSPTSSDLARPNAGHSGRDTSSTEVGSGPSDSGPTPPPTGPGTAPLTEALPETPEAASGAAAAAASSCGSAASQILLSIKPASRAINEPSNVRAKQNIIYAAKHEGDMSLRVSTAAEHNSSSLKQNPAAAVAQDHAKKFIAVPARLQTRCGAIRAKELVDYSSGASSAVSELDDADKEVRNLTSRAFRSLAYPYFEALNISSRESSATLSEVGFGRWSTFLDLKCGGVGARVEQSLLRSSAASVAAGLRKGSGARATADQLYIQSKKSQTKALEFVVSKVEGEIKHVETPLCFQKQVQTGSRVVTLLEPLNVRSESKASSAPGPGRTTKGPGKGPGSAYTDDGSETSEGSKPASRADGPQKSKFASSLLKNVISKKMQREHEFKMERGEVTDTSHHLTGTSKETEGAPGSERQRERGLQRQSSRHSEAGSEFTVVSVSDAGGEGSVAGSKSPVFKASTPRERSAGPGRNFTDGHTEVCEIKKSASETVKGIFLRSQNSAFRSWKEKEAEKREEQAPIGKLKLPKGGDWRADLGEISASKNTIMSRLFVPNIQQTPKDKQPGKQATKYPAAQATSTAVIRPKAPEIKIRLGSVQQPSSDFNIAKLLTPKLAGGSASNLFKTIEDNSRAQQKLFRGDNLEKVPHFQVRDIRDKSKAPGPLHQEQDKKMDYSSLIWNLHCNSTKN from the coding sequence AtgctttcctttcatttctgggAGTCCCGGGGTCAACCTACAGATGCTGCTTCTTCCGTGGCCGATGGCATTCAGACTCCTCGCTGCTGCCGACGGGGCCAGGCAAACAACTGGACAAGACAGCTCAGCTACAGAACACTGGCCACAGTCTCGGCCAGAGCAGCAGCCCCCCAGCCACAGACCACCTCCACCGCCCCATCCAGGAGCCTTCCCACCTCCCTCAGGCTTGCTGCCGCCCCGCCACAGGGGCTGAAGAACTGGGAGGTGGTGGCAGCAGTGGCAGCGGTGCCTACAGCCTTGGGGCCAGTCCAGACACGTGGGACCCTGCTTCGGGCAACTCTGCAGCCCCTCCGGGGCGGGAGACGGACCCAAGGCTTCCCCAGTGCTCACCATTGTCTTTTCCTGTCGCTGAAACCTGGGCAAGGGCTCATAATGGAAGCTGCCCCTCCTGAGCTGAATTCGAAAGCAAGACAGGCGGAGGTAGGGGACGGGGTGAGCAGTGCTCAAGACAGCCAGGAGCTCAAGCAGCAGCTGTGGCCACTTCCCAAGCCTTCAGCCTCCTCCCAGCGAGAAGCGAAATACGTGGAGATGTGCGCTTCAGCTGAAGTCCAGAGGGAGAGTCCCCGGACCATGAAACTTACCCTGGGGCACTGCCCTGGGGATCAGAGGGCCTCTAGGAGCCCAAAGGAGAAAGCCCAAGATGAACCCAGCAGTCAAAAGTGCAAGACTCCAAGCCCCCAGAACAATCCTGCCTCCTCCGAACTCTCTAGATCCCAGCATTCTGCCTCTGAAGAGGGTGGCAActtctcatcttcctcctcctcctcctcgatGAACAAAGTAGAAGAGGATGGCCTTTCCAAAATGGAGGACTCCACCACATCCACAGGGGCTCTGGCCACCTCTTCTTCATCCTTAGGCTTTGAGAGTGAGACTGGTGAAAGTGAAGGTTGCCAGCCcatgggaggagaaggagagaaaatatcaagaggagggggaggaggaggaaaaggaggagggggaggaggggcaggagatGGAACAGAGTGCAGGGACATTATTGCCAAGTCCCAGGGCAGCAGGGACCCCCCCAAAGTCGAAGAGGCTCACTACATCACCACCCATGAGATCCAGCTGAGTGAGGTGGAACAGGACATGGATTTCGACGTGGGACTGGCCTCCCGCTGGGATTTCGAGGACAACAACGTGATCTACTCATTCGTGGATTATGCTTCCTTTGGTGGCAGCGACGAGACCCCAGGGGACACCACCAGTCTGACCGAAGAGGACGACGACAACAGCTGCTACCTCAGCACCACTCCCAGCACCAACACCACCCGGACGCCCAGCCCTACCAGCAGCGACCTGGCCCGCCCCAATGCAGGCCACAGTGGCCGCGACACCAGCAGCACGGAAGTGGGCAGCGGCCCCTCTGACAGTGGccccactcccccacccactGGGCCTGGCACTGCCCCCCTGACTGAGGCCTTGCCCGAGACCCCGGAGGCAGCTTCAGgggcagccgccgccgccgcaagCAGCTGTGGGAGTGCAGCAAGCCAGATCCTCCTATCAATCAAACCGGCTTCCCGGGCTATAAATGAGCCTAGCAACGTGCGTGCAAAGCAAAACATTATTTATGCTGCCAAGCATGAAGGCGACATGAGCCTCCGCGTCTCTACAGCTGCTGAACACAATTCAAGTTCTCTGAAGCAAAACCCGGCTGCAGCAGTGGCTCAGGACCATGCAAAGAAATTCATTGCTGTCCCTGCTCGCCTGCAAACCAGGTGCGGGGCCATCCGGGCAAAGGAGCTGGTGGACTACTCCAGCGGAGCCTCCAGTGCCGTGAGCGAACTGGACGATGCCGACAAAGAGGTGCGTAACCTGACCTCCCGGGCCTTCCGGAGCCTGGCTTACCCCTACTTTGAGGCTCTGAACATCAGCTCCCGGGAGTCCTCCGCCACGCTCTCCGAAGTGGGCTTTGGGCGCTGGTCCACTTTCCTGGACTTAAAATGTGGGGGTGTTGGGGCCAGGGTGGAGCAGAGCCTCCTCAGGAGCAGCGCGGCCTCTGTGGCTGCAGGTCTGAGGAAGGGCAGTGGGGCCCGGGCCACTGCCGACCAGCTCTACATCCAGTCCAAGAAGTCTCAGACCAAGGCCTTGGAGTTCGTGGTTAGCAAAGTCGAGGGGGAAATCAAACATGTGGAGACGCCCCTGTGTTTCCAGAAGCAGGTCCAGACGGGCTCGCGCGTCGTCACCCTTTTGGAGCCCCTGAATGTACGCAGTGAGAGCAAAGCCAGCTCAGCCCCTGGGCCTGGCAGGACCACCAAAGGCCCCGGCAAGGGTCCCGGGTCGGCATACACGGACGACGGCTCCGAGACCTCCGAGGGCAGCAAGCCCGCCTCCCGCGCTGATGGCCCCCAGAAGTCCAAGTTCGCCTCTAGTCTGCTAAAAAATGTCATTTCCAAGAAGATGCAGCGGGAACACGAATTCAAAATGGAGAGGGGAGAAGTCACGGATACATCCCACCACCTCACAGGCACCTCCAAGGAGACGGAGGGCGCCCCCGGGAGCGAGAGGCAGCGAGAGAGGGGCCTGCAGAGGCAGAGCTCTCGTCACTCCGAGGCCGGCTCCGAGTTCACCGTGGTCAGCGTGTCCGACGCGGGCGGGGAGGGGTCCGTGGCGGGCTCCAAATCCCCCGTCTTCAAAGCCAGTACTCCTCGCGAGCGCAGCGCAGGCCCTGGCCGGAATTTCACCGATGGACACACAGAAGTGTGTGAAATTAAAAAGAGTGCCTCAGAGACCGTCAAGGGCATCTTCCTCCGTAGTCAGAACAGTGCGTTCCGGtcatggaaggagaaagaggcCGAGAAGCGAGAGGAGCAAGCCCCTATCGGGAAGCTGAAGCTGCCCAAAGGAGGCGACTGGCGGGCTGATCTCGGGGAGATTTCTGCCAGCAAGAACACCATCATGTCACGCCTCTTTGTCCCCAACATCCAGCAGACACCCAAGGACAAGCAGCCGGGGAAGCAGGCCACCAAGTATCCTGCTGCTCAGGCCACTTCCACAGCGGTGATCAGACCCAAGGCTCCCGAAATCAAGATCCGGCTGGGGAGTGTGCAGCAGCCGAGCTCAGACTTCAACATTGCCAAGTTGCTCACACCCAAGCTGGCTGGTGGCAGCGCGTCTAACCTGTTCAAGACCATCGAGGACAATAGCAGGGCACAGCAGAAACTCTTCCGCGGGGACAACCTAGAAAAAGTGCCTCATTTCCAGGTGAGAGACATCAGAGACAAGTCCAAGGCTCCAGGCCCCCTCCACCAG
- the C5H4orf54 gene encoding uncharacterized protein C4orf54 homolog isoform X1, which produces MLSFHFWESRGQPTDAASSVADGIQTPRCCRRGQANNWTRQLSYRTLATVSARAAAPQPQTTSTAPSRSLPTSLRLAAAPPQGLKNWEVVAAVAAVPTALGPVQTRGTLLRATLQPLRGGRRTQGFPSAHHCLFLSLKPGQGLIMEAAPPELNSKARQAEVGDGVSSAQDSQELKQQLWPLPKPSASSQREAKYVEMCASAEVQRESPRTMKLTLGHCPGDQRASRSPKEKAQDEPSSQKCKTPSPQNNPASSELSRSQHSASEEGGNFSSSSSSSSMNKVEEDGLSKMEDSTTSTGALATSSSSLGFESETGESEGCQPMGGEGEKISRGGGGGGKGGGGGGAGDGTECRDIIAKSQGSRDPPKVEEAHYITTHEIQLSEVEQDMDFDVGLASRWDFEDNNVIYSFVDYASFGGSDETPGDTTSLTEEDDDNSCYLSTTPSTNTTRTPSPTSSDLARPNAGHSGRDTSSTEVGSGPSDSGPTPPPTGPGTAPLTEALPETPEAASGAAAAAASSCGSAASQILLSIKPASRAINEPSNVRAKQNIIYAAKHEGDMSLRVSTAAEHNSSSLKQNPAAAVAQDHAKKFIAVPARLQTRCGAIRAKELVDYSSGASSAVSELDDADKEVRNLTSRAFRSLAYPYFEALNISSRESSATLSEVGFGRWSTFLDLKCGGVGARVEQSLLRSSAASVAAGLRKGSGARATADQLYIQSKKSQTKALEFVVSKVEGEIKHVETPLCFQKQVQTGSRVVTLLEPLNVRSESKASSAPGPGRTTKGPGKGPGSAYTDDGSETSEGSKPASRADGPQKSKFASSLLKNVISKKMQREHEFKMERGEVTDTSHHLTGTSKETEGAPGSERQRERGLQRQSSRHSEAGSEFTVVSVSDAGGEGSVAGSKSPVFKASTPRERSAGPGRNFTDGHTEVCEIKKSASETVKGIFLRSQNSAFRSWKEKEAEKREEQAPIGKLKLPKGGDWRADLGEISASKNTIMSRLFVPNIQQTPKDKQPGKQATKYPAAQATSTAVIRPKAPEIKIRLGSVQQPSSDFNIAKLLTPKLAGGSASNLFKTIEDNSRAQQKLFRGDNLEKVPHFQVRDIRDKSKAPGPLHQVRDVRKLIKGSGDSSDKGSVTPEQGLTGPKSRQLSAAAGGSGSLSPMVITCQAVVNQREDSMDREPRESMGKGGGSRVLNSSSPEGTVLVHRASGRLPVATIAPNKPEQGSYLPVLKIVSKASTQKTPEKLKEEEVKEEGKATKPARNALEKLTAAVRSMEELYSFNRNEWKRKSDPLPMMMDSHVLSLIASEEREGVVGAEGDHDKLSKRLGEVEERGTGNKAGVVLRGAPIERLQRRNSNPSAESVSARAAAFENLARERPRSLYIPQVHKDVERTQPLQPLPPLPSNRNVFTVSASSIQKTGGVAGKFPQGPSPESPSAAKGIKSQGLRSLKIPPATRTPPDEVTNRKSGSNLEKSNSDCENYLTIPLKGSSAAGEFLSRPGVSREGPPNSSAATLCSLPPLSARSQVPSSSKGSQVSGTSRPAWRTKPENPRETVAAPQGPQSPEHPPTTIYHQPPLPFTLQGAQPQVLCFSPPSMPAPAPAGSAPVPTDPFQQPQPQQTQRKMLLDVTTGQYYLVDTPVQPMTRRLFDPETGQYVDVPMTSQQQAVAPMSIPVPPLALSPGAYGPTYMIYPGFLPTVLPTNALQPTPIARTPGGSELSPMAAEPSSKEAAAAFTEAPYFIASGQSPAASSSSAPAATSQLVGAKGFAQLHGKPVISITSQPLGPRIIAPPSFDGTTMSFVVEHR; this is translated from the coding sequence AtgctttcctttcatttctgggAGTCCCGGGGTCAACCTACAGATGCTGCTTCTTCCGTGGCCGATGGCATTCAGACTCCTCGCTGCTGCCGACGGGGCCAGGCAAACAACTGGACAAGACAGCTCAGCTACAGAACACTGGCCACAGTCTCGGCCAGAGCAGCAGCCCCCCAGCCACAGACCACCTCCACCGCCCCATCCAGGAGCCTTCCCACCTCCCTCAGGCTTGCTGCCGCCCCGCCACAGGGGCTGAAGAACTGGGAGGTGGTGGCAGCAGTGGCAGCGGTGCCTACAGCCTTGGGGCCAGTCCAGACACGTGGGACCCTGCTTCGGGCAACTCTGCAGCCCCTCCGGGGCGGGAGACGGACCCAAGGCTTCCCCAGTGCTCACCATTGTCTTTTCCTGTCGCTGAAACCTGGGCAAGGGCTCATAATGGAAGCTGCCCCTCCTGAGCTGAATTCGAAAGCAAGACAGGCGGAGGTAGGGGACGGGGTGAGCAGTGCTCAAGACAGCCAGGAGCTCAAGCAGCAGCTGTGGCCACTTCCCAAGCCTTCAGCCTCCTCCCAGCGAGAAGCGAAATACGTGGAGATGTGCGCTTCAGCTGAAGTCCAGAGGGAGAGTCCCCGGACCATGAAACTTACCCTGGGGCACTGCCCTGGGGATCAGAGGGCCTCTAGGAGCCCAAAGGAGAAAGCCCAAGATGAACCCAGCAGTCAAAAGTGCAAGACTCCAAGCCCCCAGAACAATCCTGCCTCCTCCGAACTCTCTAGATCCCAGCATTCTGCCTCTGAAGAGGGTGGCAActtctcatcttcctcctcctcctcctcgatGAACAAAGTAGAAGAGGATGGCCTTTCCAAAATGGAGGACTCCACCACATCCACAGGGGCTCTGGCCACCTCTTCTTCATCCTTAGGCTTTGAGAGTGAGACTGGTGAAAGTGAAGGTTGCCAGCCcatgggaggagaaggagagaaaatatcaagaggagggggaggaggaggaaaaggaggagggggaggaggggcaggagatGGAACAGAGTGCAGGGACATTATTGCCAAGTCCCAGGGCAGCAGGGACCCCCCCAAAGTCGAAGAGGCTCACTACATCACCACCCATGAGATCCAGCTGAGTGAGGTGGAACAGGACATGGATTTCGACGTGGGACTGGCCTCCCGCTGGGATTTCGAGGACAACAACGTGATCTACTCATTCGTGGATTATGCTTCCTTTGGTGGCAGCGACGAGACCCCAGGGGACACCACCAGTCTGACCGAAGAGGACGACGACAACAGCTGCTACCTCAGCACCACTCCCAGCACCAACACCACCCGGACGCCCAGCCCTACCAGCAGCGACCTGGCCCGCCCCAATGCAGGCCACAGTGGCCGCGACACCAGCAGCACGGAAGTGGGCAGCGGCCCCTCTGACAGTGGccccactcccccacccactGGGCCTGGCACTGCCCCCCTGACTGAGGCCTTGCCCGAGACCCCGGAGGCAGCTTCAGgggcagccgccgccgccgcaagCAGCTGTGGGAGTGCAGCAAGCCAGATCCTCCTATCAATCAAACCGGCTTCCCGGGCTATAAATGAGCCTAGCAACGTGCGTGCAAAGCAAAACATTATTTATGCTGCCAAGCATGAAGGCGACATGAGCCTCCGCGTCTCTACAGCTGCTGAACACAATTCAAGTTCTCTGAAGCAAAACCCGGCTGCAGCAGTGGCTCAGGACCATGCAAAGAAATTCATTGCTGTCCCTGCTCGCCTGCAAACCAGGTGCGGGGCCATCCGGGCAAAGGAGCTGGTGGACTACTCCAGCGGAGCCTCCAGTGCCGTGAGCGAACTGGACGATGCCGACAAAGAGGTGCGTAACCTGACCTCCCGGGCCTTCCGGAGCCTGGCTTACCCCTACTTTGAGGCTCTGAACATCAGCTCCCGGGAGTCCTCCGCCACGCTCTCCGAAGTGGGCTTTGGGCGCTGGTCCACTTTCCTGGACTTAAAATGTGGGGGTGTTGGGGCCAGGGTGGAGCAGAGCCTCCTCAGGAGCAGCGCGGCCTCTGTGGCTGCAGGTCTGAGGAAGGGCAGTGGGGCCCGGGCCACTGCCGACCAGCTCTACATCCAGTCCAAGAAGTCTCAGACCAAGGCCTTGGAGTTCGTGGTTAGCAAAGTCGAGGGGGAAATCAAACATGTGGAGACGCCCCTGTGTTTCCAGAAGCAGGTCCAGACGGGCTCGCGCGTCGTCACCCTTTTGGAGCCCCTGAATGTACGCAGTGAGAGCAAAGCCAGCTCAGCCCCTGGGCCTGGCAGGACCACCAAAGGCCCCGGCAAGGGTCCCGGGTCGGCATACACGGACGACGGCTCCGAGACCTCCGAGGGCAGCAAGCCCGCCTCCCGCGCTGATGGCCCCCAGAAGTCCAAGTTCGCCTCTAGTCTGCTAAAAAATGTCATTTCCAAGAAGATGCAGCGGGAACACGAATTCAAAATGGAGAGGGGAGAAGTCACGGATACATCCCACCACCTCACAGGCACCTCCAAGGAGACGGAGGGCGCCCCCGGGAGCGAGAGGCAGCGAGAGAGGGGCCTGCAGAGGCAGAGCTCTCGTCACTCCGAGGCCGGCTCCGAGTTCACCGTGGTCAGCGTGTCCGACGCGGGCGGGGAGGGGTCCGTGGCGGGCTCCAAATCCCCCGTCTTCAAAGCCAGTACTCCTCGCGAGCGCAGCGCAGGCCCTGGCCGGAATTTCACCGATGGACACACAGAAGTGTGTGAAATTAAAAAGAGTGCCTCAGAGACCGTCAAGGGCATCTTCCTCCGTAGTCAGAACAGTGCGTTCCGGtcatggaaggagaaagaggcCGAGAAGCGAGAGGAGCAAGCCCCTATCGGGAAGCTGAAGCTGCCCAAAGGAGGCGACTGGCGGGCTGATCTCGGGGAGATTTCTGCCAGCAAGAACACCATCATGTCACGCCTCTTTGTCCCCAACATCCAGCAGACACCCAAGGACAAGCAGCCGGGGAAGCAGGCCACCAAGTATCCTGCTGCTCAGGCCACTTCCACAGCGGTGATCAGACCCAAGGCTCCCGAAATCAAGATCCGGCTGGGGAGTGTGCAGCAGCCGAGCTCAGACTTCAACATTGCCAAGTTGCTCACACCCAAGCTGGCTGGTGGCAGCGCGTCTAACCTGTTCAAGACCATCGAGGACAATAGCAGGGCACAGCAGAAACTCTTCCGCGGGGACAACCTAGAAAAAGTGCCTCATTTCCAGGTGAGAGACATCAGAGACAAGTCCAAGGCTCCAGGCCCCCTCCACCAGGTGAGAGATGTCAGGAAACTAATTAAAGGGTCAGGGGATAGCAGTGACAAGGGCAGTGTTACCCCAGAGCAGGGGCTGACTGGACCCAAATCCAGGCAGTTGTCTGCAGCAGCTGGCGGATCTGGATCCCTGTCTCCCATGGTGATTACATGCCAGGCTGTAGTGAACCAGAGGGAAGATAGCATGGACCGAGAGCCCAGGGAGAGCATGGGCAAAGGGGGCGGCAGCAGAGTCTTGAATTCCTCCTCCCCAGAAGGGACAGTCTTGGTTCACAGGGCATCTGGCAGGCTGCCTGTGGCTACCATTGCCCCCAATAAGCCCGAGCAGGGCTCATACCTGCCTGTGCTCAAGATTGTCTCCAAGGCTTCCACCCAGAAGACCCCAGAGAAGCTCAAGGAGGAGGAGgtcaaggaggaagggaaagccACAAAGCCAGCCCGGAATGCCCTGGAGAAGCTGACTGCAGCCGTGAGGTCCATGGAAGAGCTGTACAGCTTCAACAGGAATGAGTGGAAGCGCAAAAGCGACCCCTTGCCTATGATGATGGACAGCCACGTGCTGTCGCTCATTGCCagtgaggagagggaaggggtggTGGGTGCTGAGGGAGACCACGACAAGCTGTCCAAACGGCTTGGTGAGGTGGAAGAACGGGGCACAGGAAACAAAGCTGGTGTGGTCCTGCGAGGGGCCCCCATAGAACGTCTGCAGCGGAGAAACTCCAACCCCAGCGCTGAGAGTGTGTCTGCCAGGGCAGCGGCCTTTGAGAACCTGGCCAGAGAAAGACCCCGATCTCTCTATATTCCCCAAGTCCACAAGGATGTGGAGAGAACACAacccctgcagcccctcccaccacTCCCCAGCAACCGGAACGTGTTCACTGTAAGTGCCAGCAGCATCCAGAAAACTGGGGGTGTCGCTGGCAAGTTCCCACAAGGGCCTTCTCCAGAGAGTCCTTCAGCGGCTAAGGGCATCAAATCGCAGGGACTCCGGTCCCTCAAGATCCCTCCAGCCACCCGGACACCTCCTGATGAGGTGACCAACAGGAAAAGTGGCAGCAATTTGGAGAAGAGCAACAGTGACTGTGAGAATTACCTGACCATCCCTCTTAAAGGAAGCTCTGCTGCAGGGGAATTTCTTAGCAGGCCTGGGGTTTCCAGGGAGGGGCCCCCCAACTCCTCAGCTGCCACTCTCTGTAGTTTACCCCCACTGAGTGCCCGCAGTCAGGTCCCCAGTAGCTCCAAAGGCTCTCAGGTTAGTGGAACCAGCCGACCAGCTTGGCGTACCAAACCTGAAAACCCCCGGGAGACAGTAGCTGCCCCCCAAGGGCCCCAGAGCCCTGAGCATCCCCCCACCACCATCTACCACCAGCCTCCACTGCCCTTCACTCTACAGGGGGCCCAGCCCCAGGTCCTCTGCTTCTCCCCACCCAGCATGCCTGCTCCTGCACCTGCAGGCTCAGCTCCAGTTCCCACAGACCCCTTCCAGCAGCCACAGCCTCAACAGACCCAGCGTAAGATGCTCCTGGATGTGACAACTGGCCAGTACTATCTGGTGGACACACCGGTACAGCCCATGACCCGGAGACTGTTTGACCCTGAGACAGGGCAGTATGTGGATGTGCCCATGACCTCCCAGCAGCAGGCTGTGGCTCCCATGTCCATCCCTGTGCCTCCCTTGGCCCTGAGTCCTGGGGCTTATGGACCTACCTACATGATTTACCCTGGGTTT